In Alteromonas sp. V450, the following proteins share a genomic window:
- the tcdA gene encoding tRNA cyclic N6-threonylcarbamoyladenosine(37) synthase TcdA — MSEDPRLGGITRLYGNQQTKKLAESHVAIVGIGGVGSWTAEALARSGVGKLTLIDLDDVCITNTNRQIHALSNTIGEAKVDAISARIALINPNCEVHCVEDFVTPDNTAELLTNKLSAVVDATDSVRAKAAMIAHCKRIKVPIVTVGGAGGQIDPTQVTTGDLSKTTQDPLAAKLRSELRRNYNFSKNPKRRFGVECIYSTEQLRYPQPDGSVCYNKSAMENGTRLDCAGGFGAVVTVTATFGMFAAASIINRLTGQK, encoded by the coding sequence ATGTCTGAAGATCCTCGTTTAGGCGGCATAACACGTCTTTATGGAAATCAACAAACAAAGAAGCTGGCTGAAAGCCATGTAGCAATAGTCGGCATTGGCGGAGTGGGAAGTTGGACTGCCGAAGCATTGGCTCGCTCTGGCGTTGGTAAATTAACGCTTATCGACCTTGATGACGTATGCATAACCAACACAAACCGTCAAATTCACGCGCTTTCCAATACCATTGGCGAAGCAAAAGTCGATGCCATTTCTGCACGGATTGCGTTGATAAATCCGAACTGTGAAGTTCATTGTGTTGAAGATTTTGTTACACCAGACAATACTGCGGAATTGCTTACAAATAAGCTAAGCGCTGTTGTTGATGCTACCGACAGTGTTCGAGCAAAAGCGGCTATGATTGCTCACTGTAAGCGTATAAAAGTACCCATTGTTACGGTAGGTGGTGCGGGAGGACAAATTGACCCTACCCAAGTAACAACTGGTGATCTATCAAAAACAACGCAAGATCCACTTGCAGCAAAGCTTCGAAGCGAATTACGACGAAACTATAATTTTAGTAAAAACCCGAAGCGCCGCTTTGGTGTCGAATGCATATATTCAACCGAACAATTGCGTTATCCTCAACCTGACGGTTCTGTTTGCTATAACAAATCGGCCATGGAAAATGGCACGCGCTTAGACTGTGCAGGTGGATTTGGGGCGGTCGTTACCGTCACTGCAACGTTTGGCATGTTTGCTGCTGCCAGTATTATAAACCGCCTTACTGGACAAAAATAA
- the rimO gene encoding 30S ribosomal protein S12 methylthiotransferase RimO — translation MTVQKYTPNQTTTLETPVKVLSEHTSTASETGSRIGFVSLGCPKNLVDSERILTQLRTEGYDVVPTYNDADLVIVNTCGFIDAAVEESLDTIGEALKENGKVIVTGCLGVKEDEIRELHPNVLAITGPHAYETVVEQVHEHLPKPQHNPFSDLIPDHGVKLTPRHYAYLKISEGCNHRCTFCIIPSMRGDLVSRPVGSILDEAKRLKEAGVKELLVISQDTSAYGVDVKHRTGFWDGMPVKAHMQQLCEKLGEMGIWVRLHYVYPYPHVDDLIPLMNEGKILPYLDIPFQHASKRILKLMKRPGSAERVLERVKKWREQCPSLVIRSTFIVGFPGETEEEFEELLTFLREAQLDRVGAFAYSPVEGAKANDLPNPVPEDIKQARLARFMEVQGEISAARLKARIGNEYQIVIDSVDAEGAVGRSYADAPEVDGVVHLNGVYDVKPGDRVWAEVIHANEHDVWAVLSEDQESDDEQ, via the coding sequence ATGACAGTACAAAAATACACCCCAAATCAAACAACAACGTTAGAGACACCTGTAAAAGTGCTTAGCGAACATACGTCTACTGCTTCAGAGACAGGTAGTCGTATTGGTTTCGTTAGCTTGGGCTGCCCTAAAAACCTTGTTGATTCAGAACGGATCCTTACTCAACTGCGCACTGAAGGATACGATGTTGTACCTACATACAACGATGCAGATTTGGTTATTGTAAATACGTGTGGCTTTATTGACGCCGCCGTAGAAGAGTCGTTAGATACCATAGGCGAAGCACTAAAAGAAAACGGCAAAGTCATCGTAACAGGTTGTTTGGGCGTTAAAGAAGACGAAATTCGCGAGTTACACCCGAACGTACTCGCAATTACCGGTCCTCATGCTTACGAAACCGTAGTAGAACAGGTTCATGAGCATCTTCCTAAACCACAGCACAACCCGTTTTCAGATTTAATACCCGATCATGGCGTGAAACTTACACCACGTCACTACGCCTATTTGAAAATTTCGGAAGGGTGCAACCACCGTTGCACATTTTGTATCATCCCTTCCATGCGCGGTGACTTGGTAAGCCGTCCTGTGGGGAGTATCCTAGATGAGGCTAAGCGTTTAAAAGAGGCCGGCGTTAAGGAGCTGTTGGTAATTTCACAAGATACAAGTGCCTATGGCGTAGATGTGAAACATAGAACCGGTTTCTGGGACGGTATGCCGGTAAAGGCACATATGCAGCAGCTGTGTGAAAAACTGGGTGAAATGGGTATTTGGGTTCGCCTTCATTATGTTTACCCTTATCCACACGTTGATGACCTCATTCCTTTAATGAATGAGGGTAAAATACTGCCTTATTTAGATATTCCATTCCAGCATGCGAGCAAACGCATCCTTAAACTTATGAAACGCCCTGGTAGCGCAGAGCGCGTTCTTGAGCGCGTTAAAAAGTGGCGTGAACAGTGCCCATCATTAGTGATCCGCTCAACGTTTATCGTTGGCTTTCCTGGTGAGACAGAGGAAGAGTTTGAAGAACTGCTTACATTCTTGCGAGAAGCACAACTTGACCGAGTAGGCGCTTTTGCATATTCACCCGTTGAAGGGGCTAAGGCAAATGACTTACCCAACCCTGTACCTGAAGATATAAAGCAAGCAAGACTTGCTCGTTTTATGGAGGTTCAAGGGGAAATAAGTGCAGCGCGCTTAAAAGCACGTATAGGTAATGAATATCAAATCGTCATTGATAGTGTTGATGCTGAGGGCGCTGTAGGTAGATCTTACGCAGACGCTCCTGAGGTAGATGGTGTTGTCCATCTTAATGGTGTTTATGACGTTAAACCTGGTGATCGCGTGTGGGCTGAAGTCATTCATGCTAACGAGCACGATGTTTGGGCCGTATTGTCTGAAGATCAAGAATCAGACGACGAACAGTAA
- a CDS encoding glutathione S-transferase family protein encodes MGLLVDGKWQDKWYDTKKSGGKFERQASKFRNDISSDDSSEFKAESGRYHLYVSLACPWAHRTLIFRKLKGLENHIDVSIVHPEMLENGWEFKTYPGATGDKLYNADFVHQIYTKAQPSVTTRVTVPVLWDTKTNSIVNNESAEIIRIFNTAFNALTGNTDDYYPKALREEIDSVNERVYHDINNGVYKAGFATSQAAYEEAVSSLFNALDWIEARLSKQRYLVGDSITEADWRLFTTLIRFDAVYHGHFKCNKRQIADYPNIFGYMKELYQVDGVRETVNLDHIKRHYYFSHTMINPTQVIPVGPEQDFMSPHGRDHISTQHG; translated from the coding sequence ATGGGGTTGCTCGTAGACGGCAAGTGGCAAGATAAGTGGTACGATACAAAAAAAAGCGGCGGAAAATTTGAACGCCAAGCGTCAAAATTTCGCAATGACATATCATCTGACGATAGTTCAGAATTTAAAGCTGAGTCTGGCCGATATCATCTGTATGTATCGCTAGCCTGTCCTTGGGCACACAGAACGTTAATTTTCCGCAAGCTAAAAGGGCTAGAAAATCATATTGATGTCTCTATAGTTCACCCGGAAATGCTCGAAAATGGGTGGGAGTTTAAAACCTATCCGGGGGCTACAGGCGATAAGTTGTATAATGCAGACTTTGTACACCAAATTTATACAAAAGCGCAGCCATCAGTAACTACTCGTGTAACGGTACCGGTATTGTGGGATACAAAAACGAATAGCATTGTGAACAACGAGTCAGCGGAGATTATTCGAATTTTTAACACAGCGTTTAATGCGTTAACGGGAAACACTGATGACTATTATCCAAAAGCACTGCGCGAGGAAATAGATAGCGTAAACGAGCGGGTTTATCACGATATTAATAACGGTGTTTATAAGGCGGGTTTTGCGACAAGCCAAGCTGCATACGAAGAAGCCGTTAGTTCACTTTTTAATGCCTTAGATTGGATAGAGGCGAGGTTGAGTAAACAACGTTACCTCGTTGGCGATAGCATTACAGAAGCCGATTGGCGTTTATTTACAACGTTAATAAGATTCGATGCGGTGTATCACGGTCATTTTAAATGCAACAAACGGCAAATCGCTGATTATCCGAATATCTTCGGATATATGAAAGAGCTATATCAAGTGGATGGTGTAAGAGAAACAGTAAACCTGGATCATATTAAACGGCATTACTACTTCAGCCACACGATGATTAATCCTACTCAGGTTATTCCTGTAGGACCTGAACAAGATTTTATGTCACCTCATGGTCGTGACCATATTTCGACGCAACATGGATAG
- the msbA gene encoding lipid A export permease/ATP-binding protein MsbA codes for MQHADNSDYQIKRFLEYLKAYKVPFAFAIIGMIGYSAVDTFVFAQLQPMIDESLGKNDHDYLRLAAYAIVPLFLLRGIFNFLGSYTLSWIGAQVVMRMRQQLFDKYIHLPVSFHDHHAVGGLISKVTYDTEQVAAASGKALLTLVREGALVVGLLAVMFYYSWQLSLIFLLIGPVVAVIVSFVSKRFRVVSKNIQQSMGNLTSSVEQAVKGHKVVIMFGGQEIEQTRFKEKNNHNRQQTMKLSVTSILSVSSIQVIASIALAVVLFIASTPGMLEKLTAGVFINVVFCMVMLLKPLKQLTTINNQFQKGMAACASIFEILDEEDEEDKGQIRLERAKGKIEFSDVTFHYPGKQTPALSDVNFTASPGQSIALVGRSGSGKSTMSSLLTRFYRPQKGEIRIDDIKLNDIDLKSLRAQFAVVSQNVTLFNDTIANNIAYGAKQHVSRSEIESAAKMAHVEEFLANLPDGLDTVVGENGLMLSGGQRQRIAIARAILADAPILILDEATSALDTESERLIQDALETLQKRCTSIVVAHRLSTIENADCIMVVEQGRIIEKGKHSELLASGGHYAQLHALQFGESQ; via the coding sequence ATGCAACACGCCGACAATTCGGATTATCAAATTAAACGCTTTTTGGAATACCTTAAAGCTTATAAAGTTCCTTTCGCGTTCGCTATCATTGGAATGATTGGCTATTCTGCTGTCGATACCTTTGTATTTGCTCAGCTACAGCCCATGATCGATGAATCTCTTGGAAAGAATGATCATGATTATTTAAGGTTGGCAGCGTACGCAATAGTTCCGCTGTTTTTACTACGCGGCATATTTAACTTTCTAGGCAGCTACACATTGAGTTGGATTGGTGCACAAGTTGTTATGCGTATGCGCCAACAGCTTTTCGATAAGTACATCCATTTACCAGTATCGTTTCACGACCATCACGCGGTCGGAGGGTTAATCAGTAAGGTAACCTATGACACCGAACAAGTAGCTGCAGCTTCAGGTAAAGCCTTACTCACATTAGTGAGAGAAGGGGCATTAGTCGTTGGCCTTTTGGCTGTTATGTTCTATTACTCTTGGCAATTGTCGTTAATTTTCTTGCTTATTGGGCCCGTGGTTGCGGTTATTGTGTCCTTTGTGAGCAAACGCTTTCGTGTAGTGAGTAAAAATATCCAGCAATCTATGGGCAACTTGACGTCTTCTGTTGAACAGGCGGTAAAGGGCCATAAAGTTGTGATCATGTTTGGTGGCCAGGAAATAGAGCAAACCCGGTTTAAAGAGAAAAACAACCACAACCGGCAGCAAACAATGAAGCTGTCTGTTACCTCAATACTCAGCGTTTCTTCCATTCAAGTTATAGCGTCTATTGCGTTGGCAGTTGTATTATTTATTGCCAGTACGCCGGGCATGTTAGAAAAGCTTACTGCTGGGGTTTTCATCAACGTTGTATTTTGTATGGTTATGTTATTAAAGCCACTAAAGCAGCTAACAACAATTAATAACCAATTTCAAAAGGGTATGGCCGCGTGTGCCAGTATTTTTGAAATCCTTGATGAAGAAGACGAGGAAGACAAAGGGCAGATTAGGTTAGAACGCGCCAAGGGAAAAATAGAATTTTCCGATGTGACTTTCCATTATCCAGGCAAACAGACGCCAGCTTTGTCTGATGTCAATTTTACCGCCTCGCCTGGACAATCAATTGCGTTGGTTGGCCGTTCCGGTAGTGGTAAGTCGACGATGTCTTCACTGCTTACGCGATTTTACCGGCCACAAAAAGGCGAAATTAGAATTGATGATATTAAGTTAAACGATATTGACCTTAAGTCGTTACGAGCACAGTTCGCCGTTGTATCTCAAAACGTTACCCTATTTAACGACACTATCGCCAATAACATTGCCTATGGTGCCAAACAGCACGTTTCAAGAAGTGAGATTGAAAGCGCGGCTAAAATGGCACATGTTGAGGAGTTTCTTGCAAACCTTCCCGACGGTTTAGACACTGTCGTAGGTGAAAACGGTTTGATGTTATCGGGCGGTCAAAGACAACGAATTGCTATCGCACGAGCGATATTGGCAGATGCCCCAATTCTTATTCTTGATGAGGCAACATCAGCATTAGATACCGAATCAGAGAGATTGATTCAGGACGCGCTTGAAACACTTCAAAAGCGCTGCACAAGTATCGTTGTTGCCCATCGATTGTCTACCATAGAAAATGCAGATTGCATTATGGTGGTCGAGCAAGGCCGAATTATCGAAAAAGGTAAGCATTCTGAACTATTAGCAAGTGGCGGGCATTATGCCCAACTGCATGCGCTACAGTTTGGTGAAAGCCAGTGA
- a CDS encoding DUF2919 family protein: protein MLKLPLKFYDESGRILPPSWFYGVLLFLCIDWLAFIFSLASMSQTNELLTFFYPQKATLGLGLVASLPVLASLLLVSQRERLWKREIKVWRHAVLPLVQTGIVALLIVQIYYSMRHHWGFELMTGAKLTLYSMSLYAISKSRHLKWMIADWAHPNP, encoded by the coding sequence ATGCTAAAACTCCCTCTAAAGTTCTATGATGAGTCGGGCCGAATACTGCCCCCAAGCTGGTTTTACGGTGTGCTTTTATTTTTGTGTATCGACTGGTTGGCATTCATTTTTTCATTAGCATCTATGTCCCAAACCAATGAACTCCTCACTTTTTTTTATCCTCAGAAAGCAACGCTGGGTTTAGGACTGGTTGCAAGTTTACCCGTTTTAGCGTCATTGCTGTTGGTGAGCCAGCGGGAAAGACTGTGGAAACGAGAAATTAAAGTGTGGCGACATGCAGTTTTACCGCTTGTTCAAACGGGAATTGTTGCTTTACTAATCGTTCAAATCTATTACTCAATGCGACATCACTGGGGGTTTGAGTTGATGACAGGGGCTAAGCTCACGCTATACTCAATGTCGCTTTATGCGATTAGTAAAAGTAGACACTTAAAATGGATGATAGCGGATTGGGCCCACCCCAATCCATGA
- the kdsB gene encoding 3-deoxy-manno-octulosonate cytidylyltransferase: MSFTVIIPARFGSSRFPGKPLADINGKPMVQHVFERAQEAGASEIIVATDDTRIEKVASNFARVCMTSENHQSGTERIAEVIKKEGLASDEIVVNVQGDEPFIPAENIRQVAVNLADSSQCQMATLSTNIDNEEDVFNPNIVKVIVNNYGESIYFSRSCIPFERDTMMRSPGTANTSLYQRHIGIYAYRASYVSKYVNYSPSALEQIESLEQLRAIWYGDKIHCEVAIAPPPIGIDTPEDLERLLKTINS; encoded by the coding sequence ATGTCATTTACAGTTATTATTCCAGCGCGATTCGGCTCTAGTCGTTTTCCTGGGAAACCACTTGCGGATATCAACGGCAAGCCGATGGTCCAGCACGTTTTTGAACGTGCCCAAGAAGCTGGCGCCAGTGAGATCATTGTTGCAACTGACGATACTCGAATTGAAAAAGTTGCATCAAACTTTGCACGCGTATGCATGACGTCTGAAAATCACCAATCTGGGACAGAACGTATTGCAGAAGTGATTAAAAAAGAGGGCCTGGCATCTGACGAAATAGTCGTGAATGTGCAGGGAGATGAACCTTTTATTCCCGCTGAGAACATACGACAAGTCGCAGTCAACTTGGCAGATTCCTCACAGTGCCAAATGGCAACATTGTCGACAAATATCGACAATGAAGAAGATGTTTTTAACCCTAATATCGTAAAAGTAATTGTGAATAACTACGGCGAGTCTATCTATTTTTCTCGTTCTTGTATTCCTTTTGAACGCGACACTATGATGCGATCACCAGGTACAGCGAATACCTCGTTGTATCAAAGGCACATAGGAATATATGCCTATAGAGCAAGCTATGTGAGCAAATACGTCAACTATTCACCCAGTGCACTTGAGCAAATTGAGTCATTAGAGCAACTGCGTGCAATTTGGTACGGCGATAAAATACACTGTGAGGTAGCCATCGCGCCACCGCCTATAGGCATTGACACACCTGAAGATCTAGAACGTTTGTTAAAGACTATAAATAGCTAG
- a CDS encoding Trm112 family protein, giving the protein MAFDKKLLEVLACPVCKGKLVMSDDNSRLICRFDRLAFDIKDGIAVLIESKAHTMSLEEVDATR; this is encoded by the coding sequence ATGGCATTTGATAAGAAATTGCTAGAGGTGCTGGCATGTCCAGTATGTAAAGGTAAGCTAGTAATGAGCGATGACAATTCCCGCTTGATTTGTCGTTTTGACCGACTTGCATTCGATATTAAAGACGGTATTGCGGTACTTATCGAAAGTAAAGCACACACAATGTCGCTTGAAGAAGTTGACGCGACGCGATAG
- the lpxK gene encoding tetraacyldisaccharide 4'-kinase has protein sequence MKADTGKNVHDKWYFGHPLVWILAPLSLLFFLISAMRRALYNVGVKKVYRPSCPVIVVGNISVGGNGKTPVVLALADHYRQKGVKVGILSRGYGAKSPFYPRKVKGDDNASEVGDEPRLLAIRSDCDVVIDPNRSRGARFLVEQCNCELIICDDGLQHYALARDVELVVMDDRKVGSGFLLPMGPLREGTWRLSNVDAIVHNARTLPTFDNPVAPQFLMSLTPGKFVNVQDTSVELDAEQIAEKTCHAVAGIGSPQRFFNQLIALRISLSGTKALPDHHTFTASDIPNGRVIMTEKDAVKVRAFAHHDCWYLPVTAEIPREFYNLLDGKLAKTSFSEI, from the coding sequence GTGAAAGCTGACACAGGTAAAAATGTTCACGATAAATGGTATTTCGGTCATCCGTTAGTCTGGATATTAGCGCCACTTTCACTTTTGTTTTTTTTGATTTCAGCGATGCGAAGGGCATTGTATAACGTTGGCGTTAAAAAAGTTTATCGTCCATCATGTCCGGTTATTGTGGTAGGCAACATCTCCGTAGGAGGCAATGGAAAAACACCCGTTGTGTTAGCACTGGCTGATCATTACCGACAAAAAGGTGTGAAAGTGGGTATTTTAAGTCGTGGATACGGCGCAAAATCTCCGTTTTACCCTAGGAAAGTTAAAGGGGACGATAACGCGTCGGAGGTAGGAGACGAGCCGAGGCTGTTAGCAATACGAAGTGACTGCGACGTTGTCATCGACCCGAATAGATCGCGAGGCGCACGTTTTTTGGTTGAGCAGTGTAACTGCGAACTGATTATTTGTGATGACGGACTTCAGCACTACGCACTGGCTCGCGACGTAGAACTTGTAGTAATGGATGACAGAAAAGTAGGAAGCGGTTTTTTGCTTCCCATGGGGCCGCTTCGCGAGGGTACGTGGCGATTATCAAATGTCGATGCCATTGTGCATAACGCGCGAACTTTGCCCACATTTGACAACCCAGTGGCGCCTCAGTTTTTGATGTCGCTAACGCCCGGGAAATTTGTCAATGTTCAAGACACGTCGGTTGAACTTGACGCCGAACAGATTGCTGAAAAAACGTGCCATGCCGTTGCCGGTATCGGCTCTCCTCAACGCTTTTTTAATCAGCTAATCGCGTTGAGGATATCACTTTCTGGCACTAAAGCCCTGCCTGATCATCACACGTTTACCGCGTCTGATATACCTAATGGGCGAGTAATCATGACAGAAAAAGACGCAGTGAAAGTTCGCGCGTTTGCACATCATGATTGTTGGTATTTACCGGTAACCGCAGAAATACCACGCGAATTTTATAATCTATTAGATGGAAAACTTGCCAAAACAAGCTTTTCAGAAATATAA
- a CDS encoding SDR family oxidoreductase, with the protein MNVVITGGNRGIGLALTKQYKAMGATVYATCRNSCDELNSAGVNVIKSVDVSKPEELGEKLASIKDVKIDLLINNAGVLGRESIDDWDPNTIDYQFRVNAMGPLLVTQTLLPNLVEGSKVALISSRMGSMADNGSGGYYGYRMSKAALNAVGVSLTRDLGIKGIAVGIFHPGFVQTEMVNGAGDIDADTCASRLCQRIEELNVDNSGRFIHSNGDVLPW; encoded by the coding sequence ATGAATGTGGTAATTACTGGTGGTAATCGAGGTATAGGCCTTGCTCTTACCAAGCAATACAAAGCAATGGGAGCAACCGTTTACGCAACGTGCAGAAATAGTTGTGATGAACTAAATAGCGCCGGTGTAAATGTCATTAAAAGTGTCGATGTTTCAAAGCCTGAAGAATTAGGCGAAAAACTGGCCTCTATAAAAGACGTGAAAATTGATCTACTTATCAATAATGCAGGTGTTTTGGGCAGAGAAAGTATCGATGACTGGGATCCAAACACTATCGATTATCAGTTTCGGGTTAATGCAATGGGACCTTTGTTGGTAACGCAAACGTTATTGCCTAACTTAGTTGAAGGAAGTAAGGTGGCGTTGATATCGAGCCGTATGGGTTCGATGGCAGATAATGGGTCTGGCGGTTACTATGGTTACAGAATGTCAAAGGCAGCACTGAACGCGGTGGGTGTTTCACTGACAAGAGATCTCGGTATAAAAGGCATAGCAGTTGGTATTTTTCATCCTGGATTCGTTCAAACTGAAATGGTCAATGGCGCTGGTGATATTGATGCTGACACTTGCGCCAGTCGATTATGTCAACGCATTGAAGAATTAAATGTTGATAATTCAGGGCGCTTTATTCATTCAAATGGAGATGTGTTACCTTGGTGA
- a CDS encoding DNA internalization-related competence protein ComEC/Rec2: protein MIYKSRTFKGKSGLVYPIIGSHALSGAIAGIVWMASVGYFYTAWQLPEDKIQQDVIVSGQVIDALCRQSEKEGGPDKGYASYLVNVKKLHHRDATTLFSLPKGSILNGLPFVDDIATAIGFRVALNANDSAPCLREGDTFSAIVKLKPTYAKANPVGADRQRILVSKRVSATGYVKAFHPESISHNHTVRQHLIDFLELLPLKNTAWWKALLLGQRNGLTDIDWITLQRTGTGHLFSVSGMHLSVVAGASMLFLNITFYMFIKLVSPLTSNIVFNTTRYWSRRKHKGHFWFAPLRASILCAVILTGLGYAIICGAALPVIRAWVLLTLVCTLSLFKVVWRPFHMGLIMLALCLILFPLSVLSASFYLSVGALFIIWFLVLRFSLNGNNALKAMFKLQCGLTITMLPITFIWFESASIVSILANLIALPMVTVMLPICLFILLLLYLLNVLFAAPSLLSHVLTLLFEYADIALGFVLHILTLLAELEFSAMSLFLKTEAAIAILAAVFVALLPKWRFKYLCVVALIVPFLTSFIHTNETLWELHVFDAGQASAVAITKGKRAMVIDTGASYNGKATIASNVLLPFLLKRNIQYIDFVIHTHSDNDHAGGFNEISQSRLARYADFYLPVSTSKHIKACEQGLSFSWQALNIDFMWPKKGNAKDNNASSCVVKISDDSTRILIPGDIEKASEYALLTHYLDASKGGETEKTVAADILLAPHHGSNTSSTDIFIEQVKPRVVIFTQGYENRWKFPSKAVYQRYLNHGVKPYMTSYHGYINATVDGVNVRVKTQRFDFEKRWYLAPRMPSHL from the coding sequence ATGATATACAAAAGCCGCACTTTTAAAGGCAAAAGCGGCCTCGTATACCCAATTATAGGCAGTCATGCACTAAGCGGCGCAATTGCGGGTATAGTTTGGATGGCGAGTGTAGGGTATTTTTACACTGCTTGGCAACTGCCTGAAGATAAAATTCAACAAGATGTCATAGTAAGTGGGCAAGTAATCGACGCACTGTGCAGGCAATCAGAAAAAGAAGGCGGGCCAGACAAAGGTTATGCCTCTTATCTTGTTAACGTTAAGAAACTGCATCACCGCGATGCCACCACGCTTTTTAGTTTGCCGAAGGGGTCCATTTTAAACGGACTCCCCTTCGTGGATGATATAGCAACTGCAATAGGTTTTCGTGTTGCACTTAATGCTAATGACAGCGCGCCTTGCCTCCGTGAGGGCGATACGTTTAGCGCTATTGTAAAACTAAAGCCAACCTATGCAAAAGCAAACCCTGTAGGAGCAGATAGGCAACGCATTTTAGTGAGTAAACGGGTAAGTGCTACGGGGTACGTGAAGGCGTTTCATCCCGAATCTATTAGCCACAATCATACCGTTCGTCAGCATCTAATCGATTTCCTTGAATTGTTACCACTAAAAAATACAGCATGGTGGAAAGCTTTATTATTGGGGCAAAGAAATGGCTTAACCGATATTGATTGGATTACCTTGCAACGTACCGGGACGGGTCACTTGTTTAGTGTATCGGGCATGCACTTAAGCGTTGTTGCAGGTGCTTCTATGCTTTTTTTGAACATTACTTTTTATATGTTTATTAAATTAGTCAGCCCCCTTACTAGCAATATTGTATTTAACACCACTCGTTACTGGAGTAGGCGAAAACATAAAGGGCACTTTTGGTTCGCTCCGTTACGGGCGTCAATATTGTGCGCCGTAATTTTAACCGGTTTAGGTTATGCAATAATCTGTGGAGCCGCGTTGCCGGTAATTCGTGCATGGGTTCTTTTAACACTTGTGTGCACGTTATCTCTATTCAAAGTGGTATGGCGACCATTTCACATGGGGCTGATCATGCTTGCGTTGTGCTTAATTTTATTTCCACTTTCAGTGTTGAGCGCAAGCTTTTATCTAAGTGTCGGTGCACTATTTATCATCTGGTTCTTAGTACTGCGATTTTCACTTAATGGCAACAATGCACTTAAAGCGATGTTTAAGCTTCAGTGTGGACTTACAATAACCATGCTTCCCATAACTTTTATTTGGTTTGAAAGTGCGAGTATCGTGTCGATTTTGGCAAATCTTATTGCGCTACCCATGGTCACAGTTATGCTGCCAATATGCTTATTCATCTTGCTGCTGTTATACCTGCTCAATGTTTTATTCGCAGCTCCGTCGTTACTTTCGCATGTATTAACGCTGTTGTTTGAATACGCAGATATAGCGCTTGGTTTTGTGCTTCACATATTAACATTGCTGGCCGAGCTCGAATTCAGCGCTATGTCACTGTTTTTGAAAACGGAAGCTGCCATTGCTATTTTAGCTGCGGTGTTTGTAGCGCTTTTACCGAAATGGCGTTTCAAATATTTATGTGTAGTGGCTTTAATCGTGCCTTTTTTAACAAGCTTTATTCATACAAACGAAACACTATGGGAGCTTCATGTTTTTGATGCAGGCCAAGCCAGCGCGGTTGCTATTACAAAAGGCAAGCGGGCGATGGTGATAGATACAGGCGCAAGCTATAACGGCAAAGCAACGATTGCAAGCAATGTGCTTTTACCCTTTTTACTAAAACGAAATATTCAATACATTGATTTTGTTATCCATACTCACAGCGATAACGATCATGCAGGGGGATTTAACGAGATATCACAATCAAGGCTTGCGCGGTATGCCGATTTTTATCTCCCCGTTTCTACATCGAAACACATCAAAGCATGTGAACAGGGCCTAAGCTTCTCGTGGCAAGCACTCAACATTGATTTTATGTGGCCAAAAAAAGGGAACGCCAAAGACAATAATGCAAGTTCATGCGTGGTCAAGATATCCGATGACTCAACCCGCATACTTATCCCTGGTGATATAGAAAAAGCCAGTGAATATGCGCTACTAACCCATTACCTTGACGCCTCAAAAGGGGGAGAAACTGAAAAGACAGTGGCGGCGGATATTTTGTTAGCCCCCCACCATGGGAGTAATACTTCGTCGACGGACATCTTTATAGAGCAGGTTAAACCACGTGTTGTCATATTCACACAAGGCTATGAAAATCGATGGAAATTCCCTTCAAAGGCAGTATATCAACGATATCTTAACCATGGTGTTAAACCTTACATGACAAGCTATCACGGGTATATAAATGCAACAGTCGATGGTGTTAACGTAAGGGTAAAAACACAGCGCTTTGACTTTGAAAAGCGTTGGTACTTAGCACCTAGAATGCCCTCCCATCTTTAA